The Ipomoea triloba cultivar NCNSP0323 chromosome 14, ASM357664v1 region GAGATTCAAAATAAGACCACGAACgaacacatatataatttttacacAACTTCGCTTCACCTATGCCCTCATAGCAACCCAGCAAAATAAGTATGAACCAAAAATTAAGTTAGACTAcgtttaaaaacataaaaaacaacttttgaaagtcattttttaatagtgtttagctatcaaataaaaataaaatcaacccAAAACACACATTCTAATTAAAGGGGAGAAATCATAtgttttagcaaaaaaaaaaaaaaaaagtcttacaAAATTTGTacctagaaaatatttttgcaTGTTTCTCAATAGTTTTCTAACAAAATTCATTCACACTACTCAAACTCTAAACATTTAGTCAAATTGTAAGAGATATGTGTCATCTCATCTACAACTatcaaaattaattctcaaGACTCAAACTTTAGACATTTAATTAAACTGGAAGAGATATGTGTTATCTCATCTGATCTATCCATCGGTCACATACTAGATCAAagcatgcattattttttaaatgtgaaaCCACCAAATGAAAAAGTCATAATCAAGGAGGGGCAGATAAACCGATTGCATGAGGTAGAAGCTGACTTGGTATCTAATCCAAGTTTCCAAATCAGTGAGGGGAAGCAAATTAAGAGGATATATATGGGTGGAAATCGATTAGGTCAATTTCCAACACCTAGCTCATTTCTTTATGTTGAAGTGATAGATCAGATGTGGAGTTTGGTGAATGTTGAATTGGTAGAATATTGAAAGTCAAGATCAATTTGCCATTTTACACGGTTGCCAATTCCACTAGGCAAACATTCTTTCCCTTTACAAACGTTTGTGACGATGCTTATGGAAAGCGTTGCCATTCTACGTTGCTGCCTTTGTTGTTTATGGATGGCCAACTCCTTATTGTATCGGATCAACATGTTTATCACTTAGTtgtattattatacaaaatttaattaataagaattgtTATTTAAGCATGACATTGCAAAATGGTGACGGAAAGAATATagtgttttaaaataatgtgtttCAATTTCGTAtgtgtatttgtatatatagagTAATATTGCTTACATTTTTAATGAATGATATTGTAAATTATACtagggctatgtttggcaaacctagctgaaaagtagctgaaaactgaaaagctataagctcgaagctgaaatctgaagagctgttaagctagatGTTATAATtacaagtgtttggtaaaattagctttttgataagctgataaatgtaaaaaaactaaaaatgacatcttcgtacaatttaaataggtttgtttatatattaaaatacaaaataatgaaatcaatatattttaataaaatataaagtaataacatatatttgaaatcatataaagtaaaacaaaatgtttataattcataaaattagttcatacaaaaatcaatgttcaaacacaaatgttaaattgaaattacaaccaaacatattgaagagaaaaagtcaaaaaagttttaattggaaagggtaaatgatgttatttctttaaaataataaggttaaagatggaaaaaaaggtaggaagctattagcttattttgaaacgctaccttagatAGCATTCAAAAATaatctcttattttaagctactagcttattttaggaacattaccaaacagagcttatagcttattagtagcttaaaataagctataagctcttaaataagctttgccaaacagagcctaggAGTAGATGTTATATTTGCATTACGAAAAAAGATAGAGATGATATGCATATAGATAGTAATAGGTATGCCTTTATTGTGGATATTGATGTAATATATACGGGCAATACAACTACGAGATACGGTGCTAAGGTCGTTTCCGATTACGGTCTCTATACCTAGTATGGTTGTTGATTTAAGTTAGGGAGCTCGAGACACGTGACAATGGGTCGTAGGTTCCTGAGCATATCCttagcccccccccccccatcagtaataaatgcggtatttatagggAAGAGGAGGGAGCAGGTTCTGGTCCTGCTACATGTATGACACATGGAACCCATGCATGGGTTCAGGCTAGGAAGTGACGATTACTAGAGTATCTACATACGCTGCCCTCTAGCAAATTGGAAGCTCGGTAGGAGATATGGTCGGGAGGGCGATCGTGAGGGATCAGCAAAGGTTGGTCCGAGCTCCTCACACGTAGTGGGCCTGTTTCCGACCATCATTCACGCATAGGTATTGGGGAATAATCTCCATTAGATATAGTAGATGAGGGTCGAGACAGCGGTAGACACGAAGTGGTTGAATAGCTCTTAttcaattacaataataaacCTAATActatacaaattattttttatttttttatcaaacaaaTAGGTAGACCGCAAATTAAAGAACAACTCACTAAGTGTTATCCCTCACCATGCGAGCACTTGTGGCTCGCATCTTATTGTTGAGGACAATCTCCTCAACACTGGGGGAAGGATCTCAAACTCCTCCCAAGCTCTTCTCTGGTGGCCGGATTCCAAAGGTTACCAATCTATCAGCAGCGTGATAGGTTTAGGTCAACTATTTATCCTGATTTCTTCAATGCAGTGGACTTGATTAATAAATGTATCAACCAtgctttataattttatattaattaaaaaatttcatacAATATGACTTATTTTGACTGATTAAATATGAAATGAATATAACAAATAGTTAATGAAATCTATAATTAATGTCACATGAAATCATGTACATAAATCCAAAATGTCAATGTGAAGTTAGTGAACAAAAGAACAAGACAGTGTAAAGGGGAAGTCAAAGCGGATCTCAAGGCAAATCAGGGCGGTCACGGGAAGCGCGTGGCATAGTCTATGGAAGACGGTGACAGCGCGTGCGAGATTGGGCGTGGGATTAGGGACCTGTGAATAGAAGTGGCAAGGCCGTAGAGATATTTGGTGCGGGCCCCATGTTCACTAAAACGGAAAGGGGCCCACGCGCTTTGAATCTTTGGGGCTAAACATGATGGAACTGCGCAGATTACGGATGCACTATCTCACTTCTCATTTCTCTTCAGTTGATACAATGATACCCCATGcctctttttctttgtttttatttatttatttttaattgacaaaacattttaaaaattagaaattcaaattcaaattttcaaatgtgAGGTACAGtaaaaataatgaaactaaCTTCAATTATGGAGCATTGCATAATGCTgtataaacaaattgaaaaatgcacaacatatactacatatacaaattctcaacctactgaagcaagctgaggctcaaactcactctCATCATcgatgtgagagtgtaaaccaagacaccgggtgccactagaccacaaggtctttagccgGTACCGCTTTTGattgttatataattatattgcagGTTTGTCCCAGTTTCTTTGTATTGATTTTGGTGGATTAATAAAATGGTTGGgtttccattaaaaaaatgtcacatggcaaaaaaatcacattaaaaCCCACCACCATTAAGGTTGCTCTTAACCTCcattaaaattctaatagtaggttaaaaaaaagtgcaattgactCATTTAAGAGGTTAACACTAAGCAAATGCTAACAATGTAAATTAGTACTGAGTTGGACtccaaatatatttttgttggtttgtttgttttttgtttttttattttaagaattgaCACTAATTTGACATTTGATATAGTGTTAATTTATAGTATGAGATTTAGTACGGaggtaatatttttacataatacaacacaatatttttacataaaattttgaaaattaaatattatgtgtcttttttaattaaatcaagTCCAACATCactatattgtttttttttttttttgaagaacaTCACTATATTGTTGTGTTGTATATTTACAtgatatctactatactaataagagccaaagagattTAGggctaaaatgggtagaaaaaatggcggtcaaattatttaatcaaatggatggttcagattgtttaaacttatattttttcttgagatttcttaatttatccttaattatatgattatccgctaagttttccgttaaatattatcttctccgttaatattccgttaacttttaacttacccattaatttctataagaaatgtcttaggttcgaaccccatcttaatcaaatttgacataattaagttcctcactctattttactcttattaaattaaataaattagtagctacaacaaaaaatgatacatatgtattctttaatttagaattatgtgtctacaatacatttatttgaaaaaattattcattatcaaaaaattaaattaaataaaagaaataatttcattagttatattgtctttattttctctcatgcaaagattatttacattcaaatttatcaattgatattcattacattatcaattatcttatttttacaatatcttgtaattaaatatcaaagttataatacaaaataatgttatatatttatttaccaagtattttattaataccatgaaaaaaaattaaaaaaaaaataatttgaagctaattatattaactacttggagattggttgacaaagagaatacacaaataacccaacaaattaaagcggaatcactctattttactcttattaaattaaataaattagtagttacaacaaaaaatgatatacatgtgaatttttttaatttagaattatgtgtttacaatgtctttatttaaaaaaaatattcattatcaataaattaaataagaaaaataatttcattagttatattgtctttattttctctaattcaaagattatgtacattcaaattcatcaattggtattcattacattgttcattatgttctttttacactcgattttacaaagttgcaaacatttattttagtgacaattataatgaattttctatattatattagattcatatactttgagttacatatttaaataaaaaaattcaacattcaattacctatatataaacttctcctatataatcttgcattgatataatttcaaatattatttaaatataaacattgggcattaacccattcgcgcaatgcgcgtgcaaaactagtacttttataaaaatgaaattttgataaaaatttGTGGTGGAGGAGTTGGTGTACTTTTTGGCAGAGATAAAGTTGGAGGTTTTTAATAATTGATGGGAAATTGTTTTGTGCAGTAACTGTCCAGTGGTTGAAGTCTTGAAGACATGATAGATGAAGAGAATGACTTCTCCTTCCTGGTGAAGTTATCCGACAACTCCCAATCGAGTTAGTCAAATAATTCGTtttataatcacaaaattttaagtttgtaaTCTCTGTGTAGGAATTTTTTACTgtccttcttagtttgagttgaTTAGCTATAGATAACTTGAATTGATTTATCTTTGTGTGGTTATTTATTGGCTAAAGTCATAGTTTCACCTAAAACAGATTTTCGAGTAGTTGCTGAGACTCTTCCGTAAATCAAAGTTatttatgaacatattaatGTGTGGATGTCAATTTAACAAGGAATGATGGTTGTGATTGAACCCAAGCTTTAGcaaaattttatcaattgatGATGGGAATAATTGCTAATGGCTGTAATGAATGTTGGGCAGTGGCTTAATTTTGATGGGTCTTATGTTACTTGTTCTTGGGCCAGCTAGGTTTGGGTGTATTCCAATTTCCAACATATAATAGTCATTATTTAAATGTCGTGTTTTGAATGATTGACTAAATGTTCAATGAGACAAGAGACAAGAGACAAGTTAAACTATCACTATAACTCATAAAAGACACCAATAAAGGCAAATTGTACCATGGACCATGTCTATTTTACACTGTGTATCCTGATCCAAAAATAATCATAAGATTTTGTACatgcaattaatcatttttatacatgtaaacaaattaaaaacacataTTAGCTCTGGtttatggtataacaattgatcaGCAAAGGAATAACtctaattgttataccatggactagagTTCATATTGTTTTGTGAactctgatacaaaaattttataccttcagttaacaaatttttttgtacatataaacaaataacttaataattgttgcacataatataataactataagTACAGAAACCATCAACTGcaaacacaaaatgtgacaactacatatattgaattttaaggttatttttttaTCAGAGTCTACAATGTAAAGTAAACCATAATTTGCTAGAATAACtctaattaagtttttttttttttttttttttttttttgccaaggaccttgtagtccagtggcatcaaactcttccttttatatgggaggttgagaaagtagttatgaacagatactgcattgtaaactttaataggttgagaaagtagttatgaacagatactacattgtaatagagtcagtagtattcaaatttttattttttttgaaaataataactCTAATTAAGTTAGTTAAATTGTTGATTAACAATTACAGcctacaaagttacaagtttaaaTTCTAACACGAGTGACGACCTTTTTGAAGGAAATTTATTTAATGCACACTCTTAGATAGTGACTGATTATACCAACATATCATGAATAGAAGATGAAGCAGAGATACACCTTTGAGTGAACTGGTTTTTCTCATTAAATTAGAGcttatattaacaaaaaaatggAAGCATATTACAGTACAAAATTTTGTCACTAAGATAGACAATGCTGGAGAGAATTCAAAAAACTGAATTTTCTCCCTCTTAACATTTTTGTTTTGGGTCCCCAAACTTCAGGGATGATGACTTTCCTAGTTTCCTTCTTCAAGGCTCTTGAGTGTGCACCCTGCTATGCAGTTCCAGCATCTCTTGATGATTCGGATCGACCGAGAGAGCGGCCCGACAGTCGCGCAGCGCGCCCATAACGTCGCCAATGTGCTCGTGAAATGCAGCGCGAAGGTGTAGGAGGTGAAGGTCGGCTTTGAATGCAATCGCCTTCGTTAGTTCTGCAATGGCTTCCTTCTCCTTTCGGTTGTCCATCAAGACTGCGAATAGCAGTCAGATTAGTACAGGCGGGGTGGGAGTTTGGCTGCTCCCGAGCATAATATATgcaaataataaatgtgtatCTAATCTCGCTATCATCTTAgtcttttttttgggtgacgagggaaacccagGCCAATTCCCGATAGTGTTCACTATGTAAACCCTGAACCAACCTAAGGTGTCCAAAACTAaccggttcaaaccaagaaaggcAATAGATCGCTCCCACAAAGAGTCGAACTTGAAACTTTATGGTTACCAAATCAACAACCTGACCAACTTGGCCGGGATTGTCCCCAGCTTAGTCTTTTAGTTCAGAGGGAACCAGCCTAAGGTGTCCATAACTAaccggttcaaaccaagaaggccaatagatcGCTCCAACTGAGAGTCGAACTTGAaactttgtggttaccaaatcaacagtctgaccaacttaGTCAGGGTTGTCCCCAGATTAGTCTTTTAGTTCAGAGGGAACACGTTCTTCAATTCAATTGGTGAATGGGAAATGGAACATAGGAAGGGAATACAATTCTTACCTGCAGCTCTGTATCTGTATGGGTAAACCCGCAAAGGATCTAACCGAGTGACCATCTCGAGATCTGCCTTCGTGAGGTCCCTATCGCAGTACTCAGATCTCTTCTCGTAGGCAGACGCATTGTTCTTGGCCTTCTCAATCAGTTTGGTCATCTCGTTGTAGGCAGCCATCTTCTCATTTCTCAGGAAGTGTACACGGGCGAGGCCTTGGTGAGCTCGGGTATGTCGAATTTTGAGGGCATTGATGTAGCAATCAGCTGCAGCGTCTAGATTTTCACAGTCAACATAGACACTACCAAGATTGTTTAGCGCCTATCCCAAGTTCAACCGAGAAATAGGATTAGAAAACGTTATAACTACGAGCATTGCAAATAACCGAGTGAAACACACAAGGCAGACAAGTAAAATATCGACATTCACTACTGCAACGGGGCACAGAAGAATCATACCTGACCTTTCCGAAGCCTATCCGAAGGGCACCTCAAAGCTTCTTCTAGAAGTGATATAACGGTTGATGAACAAGATGGATCGAGGCTAGAATCAGCCAATGCATATGCTTTCAGGAAAAACGCTTCGAAAGATCTCTTGATGTTTATAGATTCCTCGGCTTTCCTTAGGCCTTCTTCACAATGGCCAGTATCATATAAGATCCAGCCCTCGTAAACTAGGCGTTCGTGTTCAGTAGATGCATGTTGGCGAGCTAGCTGTAAACTCCGCATCGCTGCTTCTGGACAATTCAATCTGATAAAAGCAAAAAACAGTTTAATAAACGAATTCGTCGTTATTACTAATGCCAGTAGTTGAAAACCCGAGAAGCATAAGCTACTCCCCTAAATCCCTAATTACCTAAGTAACAGTAGAGATTGTCTGAAGTAGAGAACCCCTTTCGGGGAATCAGATTCGAGCATCTGATATATCACCGAGAGGGATCCAATGTCATCGACTGAGGACCACCGCTCGTATAATTGCAGCCAACAGTCGGCTTCTGTCCAGTTCTCGACATGCTCTCTCACGAGCGTGCGGAGTTGCAAAGCTGCAACCCGTCCTTCAAACATCCTATACTCCGGGCTAAGAGTTAAGATTGCTTGAACATCACATATGGCTGATTGGTAGTCTTCGATAGTGAGGTAGAAACAAAACCGGAGTTCCAAACACTCCAACGCTAGTTTGAACCCGAGGACCCGGTTAATTTCTGCAAGGGCAGCTTGAGCATTTTGCTTTCTCATGAAAGATGCAGCCCGATACATGTATGGGTAAGTCAGAGTGGGGTCCAGTTCTGTAGCTCGCTCGAGATCTTCCCACTTCATGTCTCCTTCGCAATATAACGACCGCTCTTGGTGCATCCACCCGAGGGGATTCAAGGAAGAAATGATAGAACTGAGTTTCTCGTACGACCACATTTTATGACCCTTAATGTGACTTATTCTAGCCAAACCAACAACAGAATAAGTATGGCCTGAATGTAATGCGGCCTCGAAGTGAACTTCAGCCTCGTCGTGTTcttttctaaggaatctaacgCATCCCAGTTGATGATAAGCCACCATTTTCTGCTGGCTGTTTTCTGCCGAGTCGACCAACTGCTCCAAGAAAAGAGCAGCCGTGTCGGACCTCGGGTCTAGGCTCATTGCAACTTCACTTAGCAAGCAATAAAGTGAAAACGCAGTCGGACCGATCATAATTGACCTTTGTTGCCTGTTAGCCTTGCTAAACAGCTCGACTACCTGACTATCATTCAGAGAGTCGGGGAGTTCACGGAGGATGACCTGCAAACACGATGCAGCAAGGACGGGGGAATTCTCTTGAAGGGCACATTCCATGAGTTCCACGGCATCCTGTCGAGAAGAAACCAGAGAAGCAAGTCTCCTATCACAAGCATCCTTGAGACTCTCGCAACAAAATTTGTTGGCAAATACCAACATTTCTAACAGAAGATTCGAGGATACTTCGTCCAGCGTGCCCGTGAGGCTAAAATTACTTATCAGCCTCATAGCCAAGGGGGAAATGTTGTTTTCAGACAAATCTATTTCGTCACAAAACGATTCTTTAAAACACCCATTAAGCATTGCTCGGAAAGGAGCTGAAAGGCTAGCGATCTTGTGCCTGTCGCACACGATTTTGTCGTGCTCAATTTGAAAAGTAACAGTACTCGAAACAGAATCCTCGAATGCAACCGAAGATGCAGGAGGAGACTTGAAGAATTCCACGGGAGGTATCTCAGAAGCTACGTCTATCACCCCAAACTCCTTCGCGCATTTACCACAAGACTCGAGC contains the following coding sequences:
- the LOC116004436 gene encoding ETO1-like protein 1: MRTFFPSESCRESQVKAINPQSWLQVERGKLAKFASRSPSSMDSLIKVPEPPILPYFKPVDYVEVLSQIHEELESCSPDKRSNLYLLQFQVFKGLGEVKLMRRSLRSAFLKAETVYDKLVFGAWLKYEKQGEEFISDLLESCGKCAKEFGVIDVASEIPPVEFFKSPPASSVAFEDSVSSTVTFQIEHDKIVCDRHKIASLSAPFRAMLNGCFKESFCDEIDLSENNISPLAMRLISNFSLTGTLDEVSSNLLLEMLVFANKFCCESLKDACDRRLASLVSSRQDAVELMECALQENSPVLAASCLQVILRELPDSLNDSQVVELFSKANRQQRSIMIGPTAFSLYCLLSEVAMSLDPRSDTAALFLEQLVDSAENSQQKMVAYHQLGCVRFLRKEHDEAEVHFEAALHSGHTYSVVGLARISHIKGHKMWSYEKLSSIISSLNPLGWMHQERSLYCEGDMKWEDLERATELDPTLTYPYMYRAASFMRKQNAQAALAEINRVLGFKLALECLELRFCFYLTIEDYQSAICDVQAILTLSPEYRMFEGRVAALQLRTLVREHVENWTEADCWLQLYERWSSVDDIGSLSVIYQMLESDSPKGVLYFRQSLLLLRLNCPEAAMRSLQLARQHASTEHERLVYEGWILYDTGHCEEGLRKAEESINIKRSFEAFFLKAYALADSSLDPSCSSTVISLLEEALRCPSDRLRKGQALNNLGSVYVDCENLDAAADCYINALKIRHTRAHQGLARVHFLRNEKMAAYNEMTKLIEKAKNNASAYEKRSEYCDRDLTKADLEMVTRLDPLRVYPYRYRAAVLMDNRKEKEAIAELTKAIAFKADLHLLHLRAAFHEHIGDVMGALRDCRAALSVDPNHQEMLELHSRVHTQEP